One stretch of Jiangella gansuensis DSM 44835 DNA includes these proteins:
- a CDS encoding Gfo/Idh/MocA family protein, whose protein sequence is MSNELTAYRRPPESSLPTGPLRAVIVGAGHRGLHYATYATTAPDDLAIVGVVDPNPLRQSEAARRFGVPAAHRFDSVDELIAHGKIADVAINATMDDLHLATAVPLLKGGYDLLLEKPISTSAENVMALQREATRYGRTVLICHVLRYAPFYVRIKERLAAGEIGDIINMQLAEHVSYHHMAVGFVRGKWGNAEVSGSSLLMAKSCHDLDLLVWMKSGIPPRRVTSFGDRSYFRAERAPAGAGTRCLVDCSIESACPYSARKNYIDQDLWGVYAWQPIERPDGKPSYEDKLASLRNDSPFGRCVWHADNTVVDHQSVMVEFTDGATATLNVVGNTAKPCRTIKIVGTKGEIEGVLEDGHFVVRTFDARPGHEYAEEHVRFDIKGEMHGGGDMRLVEDFVDIVRHKDPSISATTLDDSVAGHLLGFAADRSMREQRWIELSDHVTA, encoded by the coding sequence ATGTCTAATGAACTCACCGCCTATCGCCGGCCGCCGGAGTCGAGCTTGCCGACCGGCCCGCTGCGGGCGGTGATCGTCGGTGCCGGGCACAGAGGCTTGCATTACGCCACGTACGCCACGACTGCGCCCGACGACCTCGCGATCGTCGGAGTAGTCGATCCCAACCCCCTCCGGCAGAGCGAGGCCGCCAGACGCTTCGGCGTGCCGGCCGCCCACCGGTTCGACTCGGTGGACGAACTCATCGCGCACGGCAAGATCGCCGACGTCGCGATCAACGCCACGATGGACGATCTTCATCTCGCGACCGCCGTTCCCTTACTGAAGGGCGGCTACGACCTCTTGCTCGAGAAGCCCATCAGCACGTCCGCCGAAAACGTCATGGCCCTCCAGCGCGAAGCCACCCGATACGGCCGAACAGTGCTCATCTGCCACGTCCTGCGCTACGCCCCCTTCTATGTGCGGATCAAGGAGCGACTCGCCGCCGGTGAGATCGGCGACATCATCAACATGCAGCTGGCCGAGCATGTGAGCTACCACCACATGGCCGTGGGCTTCGTCCGTGGCAAGTGGGGCAACGCGGAGGTCAGCGGATCGTCCCTGCTGATGGCGAAGTCATGCCATGACCTGGACCTCTTGGTCTGGATGAAGAGCGGGATCCCGCCGCGACGGGTCACCAGCTTCGGTGACCGGTCGTACTTCCGAGCCGAGCGGGCGCCTGCCGGCGCGGGGACCCGCTGCCTGGTCGACTGCTCCATAGAGTCCGCTTGTCCCTACTCGGCGCGCAAGAACTACATCGACCAGGACCTGTGGGGCGTCTACGCCTGGCAACCGATCGAACGCCCGGACGGCAAACCCTCCTACGAGGACAAGCTGGCGTCTCTGCGCAACGACAGTCCTTTCGGCCGCTGCGTGTGGCATGCGGACAACACGGTCGTCGACCATCAATCGGTCATGGTGGAGTTCACCGACGGGGCAACCGCCACCCTCAACGTCGTCGGCAACACCGCCAAGCCGTGCCGGACCATCAAGATCGTCGGCACCAAAGGCGAGATCGAGGGCGTTCTCGAGGATGGGCATTTCGTCGTGCGCACCTTCGACGCCAGGCCCGGTCATGAGTACGCGGAGGAGCACGTCCGCTTCGACATCAAGGGCGAGATGCATGGCGGCGGCGATATGCGGCTCGTCGAGGACTTCGTCGACATCGTCCGGCACAAAGATCCGTCGATCTCCGCCACCACACTCGACGATTCCGTCGCCGGGCATCTGCTCGGATTCGCCGCGGACCGGTCGATGCGGGAACAACGCTGGATCGAACTGAGCGACCACGTGACCGCCTGA
- a CDS encoding ABC transporter permease: MSAATATPNQNSPIGTPATPARAQSELGRGWARFRRNRLALGSLVFVGVLVVVAVAAPWLAPYSYTEQDLTQRLLSPLSDGHLLGTDQLGRDVLSRLLFSLRTALMIGFAAELVALLVALAIGLWAGWRGGRAESLLMSFTDVMYAFPSYLFSVLLVVVMGRSVFAIILAIGIAGWVTQARLVRAQVLKIKTFEYVEAARSIGTGGFAITVRHILPNAVGPLLVTTSFGIPGAIIAESGLALMGLGVAPPTPSWGGMIVEGYTYVLAHPFLIAAPLVLFSLTMLAFTWMGDGLRDAFDSSEEDHA; the protein is encoded by the coding sequence ATGAGCGCGGCAACGGCCACGCCGAACCAGAATTCTCCGATCGGCACGCCTGCCACTCCGGCCAGAGCGCAGAGCGAGTTGGGGCGGGGTTGGGCGCGGTTCAGACGAAACAGGCTGGCGTTGGGCAGCCTGGTCTTCGTCGGTGTCCTCGTGGTGGTGGCGGTGGCGGCGCCCTGGTTGGCGCCGTACTCCTACACCGAGCAGGACCTCACTCAGCGTCTGCTGTCGCCGCTCAGTGACGGGCACCTGCTCGGCACCGACCAGCTGGGCCGTGATGTCCTGTCGCGGTTGCTGTTCTCGTTGCGAACCGCATTGATGATCGGTTTCGCTGCCGAACTGGTCGCGCTGCTGGTCGCGCTGGCGATCGGGTTGTGGGCCGGATGGCGCGGCGGGAGGGCCGAGTCACTGCTGATGTCGTTCACCGACGTGATGTACGCGTTCCCGAGCTACCTGTTCTCTGTCCTGCTCGTCGTGGTCATGGGCCGGTCGGTGTTCGCGATCATCCTCGCGATCGGGATCGCCGGGTGGGTCACCCAGGCCCGTCTGGTCCGCGCTCAGGTGCTGAAGATCAAGACGTTCGAGTACGTCGAGGCGGCCCGATCGATCGGCACCGGTGGGTTCGCCATCACTGTCCGGCACATCCTCCCGAACGCTGTCGGTCCGCTGCTGGTGACCACCAGTTTCGGGATCCCGGGAGCGATCATCGCCGAGTCCGGCCTCGCTCTGATGGGTCTCGGTGTCGCGCCACCCACGCCGTCGTGGGGCGGGATGATCGTCGAGGGCTATACCTACGTCCTCGCCCACCCGTTCCTGATCGCCGCACCCCTCGTCTTGTTCAGCCTGACCATGCTCGCGTTCACCTGGATGGGTGACGGCCTGCGTGACGCGTTCGACTCCAGTGAGGAGGACCACGCATGA
- a CDS encoding mandelate racemase/muconate lactonizing enzyme family protein yields MATLRDGQQAGSGALCWAARQERGTDRRHPEHLWLLGPPAAGGLGTNLRPRSDMVTTSQCLRERPRMRVTAVRKWVAEFGYYNAIYVRIETDEGVVGESEVAMRRRTRTVAALIDELGEYLVGKDATRIEQHFERMYRDSFLGGTLLTIGISALDIALWDLNARALGVPVHRMLGGKFRDRVPVYTHARATETPELFAKEIADRLESGFTAIKTTLPGFYTKVSSVHHDTPAAIPARQTETELLPNSIWPLIAEYFEAAREVTGPDVHLMLDCHGRLNVANSIRLAETLAPYRLTFIEEPTPPERPEWLVEVARRSSTPIAAGERWASHYGASPFLEQPAVSVAQPDVVFCGGITAAKRIATLAETHGVSIAFHNPFGPLASAATWQLAATLPNFLISESMITPQQMVYWDRYTDGAPQVSGGEWLVTDEPGLGPRLRVDDILKHPFKPEYDRGGTR; encoded by the coding sequence GTGGCAACGCTGAGGGATGGGCAGCAAGCCGGGTCCGGTGCGCTGTGCTGGGCCGCTCGTCAGGAGCGTGGCACTGATCGTCGACATCCTGAGCATCTGTGGCTGCTGGGGCCGCCGGCAGCTGGCGGGCTAGGAACCAACTTGAGACCTAGGTCTGATATGGTGACAACCTCTCAATGTCTTCGAGAAAGGCCCCGTATGCGTGTCACTGCAGTCCGGAAGTGGGTTGCGGAGTTCGGGTACTACAACGCGATCTATGTCCGGATCGAGACGGACGAGGGTGTTGTGGGGGAGTCCGAGGTGGCGATGCGCCGGCGGACCCGCACGGTCGCTGCCCTCATCGACGAGCTGGGCGAGTACCTAGTGGGGAAGGACGCGACCCGGATCGAGCAACATTTCGAGCGGATGTATCGCGACTCGTTCCTGGGCGGCACCCTGCTGACGATCGGCATCTCGGCGCTCGACATCGCCCTGTGGGATCTGAATGCGCGCGCGCTGGGCGTTCCGGTGCATCGCATGCTAGGCGGGAAGTTCCGCGACCGGGTACCGGTGTACACGCACGCCCGGGCCACCGAGACGCCGGAGCTGTTCGCCAAGGAGATCGCGGATCGGCTGGAGAGCGGGTTCACCGCGATCAAGACGACGCTGCCCGGCTTTTACACGAAGGTGTCGAGCGTGCACCACGACACGCCGGCGGCCATCCCCGCCCGGCAGACCGAGACCGAGCTCTTGCCGAACTCGATCTGGCCGCTGATCGCCGAGTACTTCGAGGCGGCCCGGGAGGTGACGGGTCCGGACGTGCATCTGATGCTGGACTGCCACGGCCGGCTGAACGTCGCGAACTCGATCCGGCTGGCCGAGACGCTCGCGCCGTACAGGCTTACGTTCATCGAGGAGCCGACGCCGCCGGAGCGCCCGGAGTGGCTGGTCGAGGTCGCGCGCCGGTCGTCCACGCCGATCGCCGCCGGTGAGCGTTGGGCGAGCCACTATGGCGCGTCGCCGTTCCTGGAGCAGCCGGCGGTGTCGGTCGCCCAGCCCGATGTCGTCTTCTGCGGAGGCATCACCGCGGCGAAGCGCATCGCGACACTCGCGGAGACGCATGGCGTGTCCATCGCTTTCCACAATCCGTTCGGACCCCTCGCCAGCGCGGCGACCTGGCAGCTGGCGGCGACGCTGCCGAACTTCCTCATCTCCGAGTCCATGATCACGCCACAACAGATGGTCTATTGGGATCGGTACACCGACGGGGCACCGCAGGTCTCCGGGGGAGAGTGGCTCGTCACCGACGAGCCGGGGCTCGGGCCACGATTGCGCGTCGACGACATCCTGAAGCACCCGTTCAAGCCGGAGTACGACCGCGGCGGCACGCGGTGA
- a CDS encoding ABC transporter permease, protein MLGFVGRRLVRLVVSLVVVSIITFGLLQLVPGSFSELADVGSTALGDSADSGTGLAGRYGDDVPAWQQYLQFMQGVATWDMGPTFKYPQSSVEGLIAEAFPVSLSLAVPATLLTLMVAIPIGMLAAVKKDKLADYGSIFTLTTIQALPGYLFALMLVLVFSVGLGWLPVRGWAGPEYLIVPVVALAVQPTAMLARYVRSSMLEALRDDYVVAAMAKGGTKRTVLVCHVLRNSLIPLVTVVGPLFAALATGTVFVEVLLGIPGLGRLFTLAARTRDMPLLMGTTLFFALILMLINLIVDVTYGLLDPRIAHEQRKGGGWRRSRRPGLLGGARGLRPMRGRDDDPGGGAGSYGDRGASNVGVSA, encoded by the coding sequence GTGTTGGGATTCGTGGGTCGTCGGCTGGTTCGGCTGGTGGTGTCGTTGGTCGTGGTTTCGATCATCACGTTCGGCCTGCTGCAGTTGGTTCCGGGTTCGTTCTCGGAGCTGGCCGACGTGGGGTCGACTGCGCTGGGCGACTCGGCGGACAGCGGGACGGGTCTGGCAGGTCGCTACGGCGACGATGTGCCGGCATGGCAGCAGTACCTGCAATTCATGCAGGGCGTTGCGACCTGGGATATGGGGCCGACGTTCAAATACCCGCAATCGTCGGTGGAGGGACTGATAGCTGAGGCGTTCCCGGTCTCGCTGTCGCTGGCTGTGCCCGCCACGCTGCTCACGCTGATGGTGGCGATTCCGATCGGGATGCTGGCAGCGGTCAAGAAGGACAAGCTGGCCGACTACGGTTCGATCTTCACCCTCACCACGATCCAGGCGCTGCCTGGATACCTGTTCGCGTTGATGCTGGTACTGGTCTTCTCAGTGGGGCTGGGGTGGTTGCCGGTTCGGGGCTGGGCCGGGCCGGAGTACCTGATCGTTCCGGTCGTGGCGTTGGCGGTGCAGCCGACGGCGATGCTCGCAAGGTACGTGCGCTCGTCGATGTTGGAGGCGCTCCGCGACGACTACGTGGTCGCTGCCATGGCGAAGGGCGGAACGAAGCGGACCGTTCTGGTGTGCCACGTACTGCGAAACTCCTTGATTCCGTTGGTGACCGTCGTCGGACCGCTGTTCGCGGCCCTGGCAACCGGGACCGTGTTCGTGGAGGTCCTGCTGGGCATCCCTGGGCTCGGCCGGCTGTTCACGCTCGCGGCGCGGACACGGGACATGCCGTTGCTGATGGGGACGACGTTGTTCTTCGCGTTGATCCTGATGTTGATCAACCTGATCGTCGATGTCACCTACGGTCTGTTGGACCCTCGGATCGCGCACGAACAGCGCAAGGGTGGCGGCTGGCGGCGGTCGCGTCGCCCGGGGCTGCTGGGAGGCGCGCGCGGACTCCGGCCTATGCGTGGCCGCGATGACGATCCGGGCGGTGGGGCCGGTTCTTACGGTGACCGAGGTGCGTCGAATGTGGGGGTGTCGGCATGA
- a CDS encoding DUF4838 domain-containing protein produces the protein MVVHSGASAEVQEAAAELVSYVEKSTGVTLPAVRYPDEPVPEGMVKIYVGFTAPGAHPLGRRLPERIRHDGFCILPADDSITILGSSDSPDLGTRNGVRAFLARYLDVAWLMPTEVGDDVPERDSVVVSLRPVHDEPAFAQRVFSPLSRDDGPYTEQYLWARRNGLQASVGDGRPDYFIAFHHNLYSLFPVDEFGETHPEFYPNGKPPPPGSHAGWQPVFSEPGTIPVAVEKIKQHFRDNPASASFSLGVNDSGGFAEVDPVEPYYSWVNEVVTQVTAEFPDKWFGLLAYVQLEEPPPFALHPRVVPFFTQDRLVWADATAKADAQAKLDVWAGITSQLGFYDYLYGCPYVVPRVTPHLGQEVYTYAKEIGVIAHYAELYPNWGEGPKPWLRAKLLWNPAQDVDALLDEWCIRAVGAEAAPHLREYYANWESFWTERAVATAWFNPSATFQAFGDASYLEAVTDADIAESRRLIDEVVTRAVTAPQRTRAEKLARAHEYYDLSARTYPRAVPAPADSAAAVTLLETIEDTWEERQQLAERRLDLIDEYDSDPVLAHVWKPSAVGLLWGGWNKSEFWGLADYLRDHEPSGGAATSWLEARAGSEGASQFTQFAQLLLGLRAGTLSTLTQNWSFEDGLGQPPGWSLWIARLGANARFSAQAGVAHTGTASVNARAIGRGGPNQVIQVVPGLLATRAHVLAPSGTEWRGTVGVTMNLRDEAGTQIGQFRGPIMPVAPRAGAWFTVDSIDVVPEDIDGRAVKAVQYVLVIDGFQDDPGFLYIDDIVAYQAPAF, from the coding sequence GTGGTGGTGCACAGTGGCGCCTCCGCAGAGGTTCAGGAGGCAGCCGCGGAGTTGGTGTCATACGTCGAGAAGTCGACGGGCGTGACATTGCCGGCTGTTCGCTACCCGGACGAGCCGGTCCCGGAGGGTATGGTCAAGATCTACGTGGGCTTCACCGCTCCGGGCGCACATCCGTTGGGCCGGAGACTGCCTGAGCGAATTCGTCATGACGGCTTCTGCATTCTTCCCGCCGACGATTCGATCACCATTCTCGGATCGAGCGACTCACCTGACCTCGGCACTCGCAACGGGGTCAGGGCGTTCTTGGCGCGGTACCTGGACGTGGCTTGGCTGATGCCCACGGAGGTGGGCGACGATGTCCCCGAGCGGGACAGCGTGGTGGTGTCGTTGCGGCCGGTCCACGACGAGCCGGCCTTCGCGCAGCGCGTGTTCAGTCCGCTGAGCAGAGACGATGGGCCATATACCGAGCAGTATCTGTGGGCGCGAAGAAACGGGTTGCAGGCTAGTGTCGGCGATGGGCGTCCTGATTACTTCATCGCCTTCCATCACAACCTCTACAGCTTGTTCCCGGTCGACGAGTTCGGCGAAACCCATCCCGAGTTCTACCCGAACGGAAAGCCGCCTCCGCCCGGAAGTCATGCGGGGTGGCAACCCGTGTTCTCCGAGCCCGGGACGATTCCGGTCGCGGTCGAGAAGATCAAGCAGCACTTTCGGGACAATCCGGCGTCCGCCTCGTTCTCCTTGGGGGTCAACGACAGCGGCGGATTCGCCGAGGTAGATCCTGTGGAGCCCTACTACAGCTGGGTGAACGAGGTCGTGACGCAGGTGACGGCAGAGTTCCCGGACAAATGGTTCGGCCTGCTGGCGTACGTGCAGCTGGAGGAGCCGCCGCCGTTCGCCCTGCACCCGCGCGTCGTTCCGTTCTTCACCCAGGACCGACTGGTCTGGGCCGACGCGACGGCGAAGGCCGACGCCCAGGCCAAGTTGGATGTGTGGGCTGGGATCACGTCCCAGCTCGGGTTCTACGACTACCTCTACGGATGCCCATACGTCGTACCGCGGGTCACTCCCCACCTCGGTCAGGAGGTCTACACCTATGCGAAGGAGATCGGCGTCATCGCTCACTACGCCGAGCTCTATCCGAACTGGGGAGAAGGCCCGAAGCCGTGGCTGCGGGCGAAGCTGCTGTGGAACCCTGCGCAGGACGTCGACGCCCTGCTTGACGAGTGGTGTATCCGGGCGGTGGGAGCCGAAGCCGCGCCACATCTTCGGGAGTATTACGCGAACTGGGAGAGCTTTTGGACCGAGCGGGCGGTGGCCACCGCGTGGTTCAACCCCAGTGCCACCTTTCAGGCGTTCGGTGACGCCTCCTACCTCGAGGCGGTCACCGATGCCGACATCGCCGAGAGCCGTCGTCTCATCGACGAGGTCGTCACACGAGCGGTCACCGCGCCGCAGCGCACACGTGCGGAGAAGCTCGCCCGAGCCCACGAGTACTACGACCTCAGCGCGCGGACATACCCACGCGCCGTCCCCGCGCCGGCCGACTCGGCGGCCGCGGTGACCTTGCTCGAGACCATCGAGGACACCTGGGAGGAGCGCCAACAGCTGGCTGAGCGCCGGTTGGACCTGATCGACGAGTACGACAGCGACCCCGTGCTGGCACACGTGTGGAAGCCGTCGGCCGTCGGCCTGCTATGGGGAGGCTGGAACAAGTCGGAGTTCTGGGGGCTCGCCGACTACCTGCGCGATCACGAGCCGTCGGGTGGGGCAGCAACAAGCTGGCTGGAAGCTCGCGCCGGGTCGGAAGGGGCCAGTCAGTTCACGCAGTTCGCGCAGCTGTTGTTGGGTCTGCGGGCGGGGACGTTGTCTACGCTCACGCAGAACTGGTCGTTTGAAGACGGGCTCGGGCAACCGCCCGGCTGGAGCCTCTGGATTGCTCGGCTCGGCGCGAACGCCCGGTTCAGTGCGCAGGCGGGGGTAGCACACACCGGCACTGCCAGCGTGAACGCGCGAGCCATCGGCCGCGGCGGCCCGAACCAGGTGATCCAAGTCGTGCCCGGCCTCCTCGCCACCCGGGCACACGTGCTCGCCCCTAGCGGTACCGAGTGGCGAGGCACGGTGGGCGTCACGATGAATCTGCGGGACGAAGCCGGCACGCAGATCGGCCAGTTCCGCGGACCCATCATGCCCGTGGCGCCGCGAGCCGGAGCATGGTTCACCGTCGACAGCATCGATGTCGTTCCGGAGGATATCGACGGGCGGGCGGTCAAGGCGGTCCAGTACGTCCTCGTCATCGACGGCTTTCAGGACGACCCCGGATTCTTGTACATCGACGACATCGTCGCGTATCAGGCGCCGGCGTTCTAA
- a CDS encoding dihydrodipicolinate synthase family protein — translation MSSPFTGIWPAPLTMFDLDGRLDEEAMAAHFDWLVTAGVHGLVVNGTSAEFIALTDAERRRLLEIAITVSAGRVPVLAGTGHYSTAATIEATRHAADTGAAGALVVLPYFQRPARPEVLDHYRAIAAAAGEIPLLVYNIPANAATAAVSVPDLAMLYREGVVRGVKSTGPAIHLVNELRTTLDDGFRVLYGGATAPVEALAGGAHGWVSGLLNVIPAEAVRIWDAMGRGDVEDARAEWARLWPYRRLLVDPPFPDASDLAIYRGLLRIWGRPAGYCRPPLRDLDADQLAELEKLARLTAATVGSSARSRG, via the coding sequence GTGAGCTCGCCCTTCACCGGCATCTGGCCGGCTCCGCTGACGATGTTCGACCTCGACGGCCGGCTGGACGAGGAGGCCATGGCGGCGCACTTCGACTGGCTCGTCACTGCTGGTGTGCACGGGCTGGTCGTCAACGGCACCAGCGCCGAGTTCATCGCGCTGACCGATGCGGAGCGGCGCCGGCTGCTCGAGATCGCGATCACGGTCAGCGCCGGCCGGGTGCCGGTCCTGGCCGGCACGGGCCACTATTCGACGGCGGCCACCATCGAGGCGACCCGGCACGCCGCGGACACCGGTGCGGCCGGCGCGCTGGTGGTGCTTCCGTACTTCCAGCGTCCCGCTCGGCCGGAGGTCCTGGACCACTACCGGGCGATCGCCGCGGCCGCCGGGGAGATCCCGCTCCTCGTGTACAACATTCCAGCCAATGCCGCGACGGCCGCGGTGTCGGTTCCGGACCTGGCAATGTTGTACCGCGAGGGCGTCGTCCGTGGCGTGAAGAGCACCGGGCCGGCGATACACCTGGTCAACGAGCTGCGCACGACGCTCGACGACGGGTTCCGGGTCCTCTACGGCGGTGCCACGGCCCCGGTGGAGGCACTGGCCGGCGGCGCGCACGGCTGGGTGAGCGGCCTGCTCAATGTCATTCCCGCCGAGGCAGTACGGATATGGGACGCGATGGGCCGCGGCGACGTCGAAGACGCGCGAGCCGAGTGGGCCCGGTTGTGGCCATACCGGAGGCTGCTGGTCGATCCACCGTTCCCGGACGCCAGCGACCTCGCCATCTACCGTGGCCTGCTGCGCATCTGGGGGCGTCCGGCCGGCTACTGTCGACCACCACTGCGCGACCTCGACGCCGACCAACTGGCGGAGCTGGAGAAGCTGGCCCGGCTGACGGCCGCCACGGTCGGGTCGAGTGCAAGGAGTCGGGGATGA
- a CDS encoding mandelate racemase/muconate lactonizing enzyme family protein produces MTLRVTGVERFVVNVPFRERVRPWNELLVAKWGVIEIVKVTTSSRGIVGYGETLVHYTWEQVTDADVNRVVGTNPAEHLADDSLGAGLQMALYDVVGQALEVPMYRLLGDPKIRDWCPISWWNTKMPPGLLALEARDAVAEGYLAHKIKARPWFDVREQVAAISDVAPENYLIDIDWNGMLRSPGEALPVLRELDQWSRIGLFESPIRQDDVIGHARLHAQSPRPLAEHFRKDLFPVWMRDDSLDAFVVFGAGVSGMMRQGHLAASFNKSFWLQVVGTGLTTAFTLHLGAVLSHATWPMVTGMNTVADDLIVEPIEIRNGLARTPEMPGLGVAVDDDALERYRVDTSEVPATPRRILEFDIGDGRRRYYADMLQLWRDCRDDRNMPVQPRHATLTLRDDNHSVEFDQIHQRLQRAPVWDMDLALPNWE; encoded by the coding sequence ATGACGTTACGAGTGACCGGTGTCGAACGTTTTGTCGTCAACGTGCCGTTTCGGGAGCGGGTCAGGCCGTGGAACGAGCTGTTGGTGGCGAAGTGGGGCGTGATCGAGATCGTCAAGGTCACGACCAGTTCGAGGGGCATTGTCGGATACGGCGAGACCTTGGTGCATTACACCTGGGAGCAGGTGACCGACGCGGATGTGAACCGCGTGGTCGGCACGAACCCGGCCGAGCACCTGGCTGACGACTCATTGGGCGCAGGACTGCAGATGGCCCTGTACGACGTCGTCGGCCAGGCGCTGGAGGTGCCGATGTACCGGCTCCTCGGCGACCCTAAGATCCGCGACTGGTGCCCGATATCGTGGTGGAACACCAAGATGCCGCCCGGACTGCTCGCCCTCGAAGCGCGGGATGCGGTCGCCGAGGGCTACCTGGCCCACAAGATCAAGGCAAGGCCGTGGTTCGACGTGCGCGAACAGGTCGCCGCGATCAGCGACGTCGCCCCCGAGAACTATCTGATCGACATCGACTGGAACGGCATGCTGCGCAGTCCGGGAGAGGCACTGCCCGTGCTGCGTGAGCTGGACCAGTGGTCGCGGATCGGTCTGTTCGAGAGCCCGATCCGGCAGGACGACGTCATCGGCCATGCCCGTCTGCATGCTCAGTCGCCGCGGCCGCTGGCCGAGCACTTCCGCAAGGACCTCTTTCCGGTCTGGATGCGAGACGACTCGCTGGATGCCTTCGTGGTGTTCGGGGCAGGGGTCAGCGGCATGATGCGGCAGGGCCATCTCGCGGCGAGCTTCAACAAGAGTTTCTGGCTCCAGGTGGTCGGGACCGGGTTGACCACGGCCTTCACGCTGCATCTGGGTGCCGTGCTGAGCCATGCGACCTGGCCCATGGTCACCGGGATGAACACCGTGGCCGACGATCTGATCGTCGAGCCGATCGAGATCCGCAACGGCCTGGCACGGACCCCTGAAATGCCCGGGCTCGGGGTCGCCGTCGACGACGACGCGCTCGAGAGGTACCGCGTCGACACCTCCGAGGTGCCGGCCACGCCACGGCGGATCCTGGAGTTCGACATCGGCGACGGCCGGCGGCGGTACTACGCGGACATGCTCCAGCTATGGCGGGACTGCCGGGACGACCGGAACATGCCGGTGCAGCCGCGGCATGCGACGTTGACCCTGCGCGACGACAACCACTCGGTGGAGTTCGACCAGATCCACCAGCGGCTACAGCGTGCGCCGGTGTGGGACATGGATCTCGCGCTCCCGAACTGGGAATGA
- a CDS encoding FadR/GntR family transcriptional regulator, protein MGSSVADKITEYIRRESLVEGDPLPSESRLADEYGVSQRVVRDALRLLSQQGVIWTRQGKRAVVSSLRPVGVLGYFQHAVAGDSEAIHELLELRQAIETRAAGSAAPRLSAEDLAKLSEILDQAEAEDVTSSSRVDLDLAFHRSIVRHSGNRFFDAILEVLTATLTEERRRGQELTEHAGGTHEISDREHRSILRALEARDSFLAEQAMRAHLERVRQTFQAM, encoded by the coding sequence ATGGGCTCTAGCGTCGCGGACAAGATCACCGAGTATATCCGCCGAGAGTCGCTCGTCGAGGGTGATCCGCTGCCCTCCGAGTCCCGCCTCGCCGACGAGTACGGCGTCAGTCAGCGGGTCGTCCGGGACGCGCTGCGGCTGCTGAGTCAGCAGGGCGTGATCTGGACCCGCCAGGGCAAGCGCGCGGTGGTCAGTAGCCTGCGCCCGGTCGGAGTTCTCGGCTACTTTCAGCATGCGGTGGCTGGTGACTCGGAGGCGATCCACGAACTGCTGGAGCTCCGTCAGGCCATCGAGACCCGAGCGGCCGGGAGCGCTGCGCCGCGCCTGAGCGCCGAGGATCTCGCCAAACTGTCCGAAATTCTCGACCAGGCCGAGGCCGAGGACGTGACGTCCTCGTCGCGAGTCGATCTCGACCTCGCCTTTCACCGGTCCATCGTCCGGCATTCCGGCAACCGGTTCTTCGACGCGATCCTCGAAGTGCTCACCGCCACGCTCACCGAGGAGCGGCGGCGCGGCCAGGAGCTGACCGAGCACGCCGGCGGCACCCACGAGATCAGCGACCGCGAGCACCGGTCGATTCTGCGGGCGCTGGAGGCTCGAGACAGTTTCCTGGCCGAGCAGGCCATGCGCGCCCACCTCGAGCGGGTGCGGCAGACCTTCCAGGCCATGTGA